A region of Flavobacterium indicum GPTSA100-9 = DSM 17447 DNA encodes the following proteins:
- a CDS encoding LamG-like jellyroll fold domain-containing protein: MKTQLLSKIKKAAWLSFFLISNFNFAQQGEALYFDGADDYVLCGNLLPGSYTKEAWVYVTNFGLSNNIISGGATDGRHAFFIPNTSGNRLSAGHNGVWTAVQDPTPLVTNTWYHVAVTYDAATTTMKLYKNGTLVASNTNVAPYTNGNMVRLGAFDNGTNLLNGKLDEVRIWNRVLSACELQYNKDAELASGQTGLVAYYKCNQGIANADNNGIIDLLDETPNGNDGAINNFLMNGTTSNFVAPGSPANAIAGTLYNTLVVNSNQSFCTAALVSDLQATGTGTINWFTSATGGTALAATQSLTTGTYYVSQTTGTCESDRVAVNVTITTTPAPTATANQTYEANATVASLVASGTNLKWYTTATGGTELSTSTLLTSGTYYVSQTNNGCESTRTAVNVTINAGSLHLDDSNDRITLGTAINAVLDPINTFTVEAWVYNTSFMNTFGYNLGSIIGNYNTSSVDMQFMLRRDGTAYQLWVNDSNGTNFKAVSVSNIAVLNQWQHVAGVWNGSELRLYLNGVLVGTTTGVTGSSFKSNLINPIHIGTNLSNEKYTGNLDEIRIWSRALTDAELLNNMNCELGASQTGLIAYYKFNQGIGNGNNSGLTTLTDSSGNNYNGTLTNFALNGTASNWSNFAAVNTGVTCSPFLAAANFETSKVAYYPNPTANVLHIENDTVISKVEVFNLLGQNVLTVSTTGSAITVDVAALPSATYLVKVHSDNETSTFKIVKN, encoded by the coding sequence ATGAAAACACAATTACTTTCAAAAATTAAAAAAGCCGCTTGGTTGAGTTTCTTTTTAATTTCAAACTTTAATTTTGCCCAACAAGGGGAAGCATTGTACTTTGATGGTGCAGATGATTATGTGTTATGCGGTAATCTATTACCAGGCTCATATACTAAAGAAGCTTGGGTGTATGTTACTAATTTTGGACTTTCCAATAATATTATTTCGGGAGGTGCAACGGATGGGCGACATGCTTTTTTTATCCCGAATACTTCAGGAAATAGGCTTAGTGCGGGTCATAATGGAGTTTGGACTGCTGTTCAGGATCCCACTCCGTTAGTAACAAATACGTGGTATCATGTTGCCGTTACTTATGATGCCGCTACAACAACGATGAAATTGTACAAAAATGGAACTTTAGTGGCTTCAAATACCAATGTTGCTCCATATACCAACGGAAATATGGTTCGTTTGGGGGCGTTTGATAATGGAACCAATTTATTAAATGGTAAACTGGATGAGGTAAGGATTTGGAATAGAGTGCTTTCGGCTTGTGAATTACAATACAATAAAGATGCCGAATTAGCCTCTGGACAAACCGGATTAGTTGCGTATTATAAATGCAATCAAGGAATAGCAAATGCCGATAATAATGGCATAATTGATTTATTAGATGAAACTCCAAACGGTAATGATGGAGCGATCAACAACTTTTTAATGAATGGAACTACTTCCAATTTTGTAGCTCCAGGAAGTCCGGCCAATGCCATCGCCGGAACATTGTACAATACCTTAGTGGTGAATTCGAACCAAAGTTTTTGTACAGCCGCACTAGTTTCAGACTTACAAGCAACAGGCACAGGCACAATCAATTGGTTTACCTCAGCTACTGGTGGAACGGCTTTGGCTGCCACACAAAGTTTAACAACAGGAACTTATTATGTGTCGCAAACTACAGGAACGTGCGAATCAGATAGAGTAGCAGTTAACGTAACAATAACTACTACACCAGCACCAACGGCAACAGCTAATCAAACCTATGAAGCTAATGCCACCGTTGCTAGTTTGGTGGCTTCGGGAACCAATTTAAAATGGTACACTACTGCTACAGGTGGAACGGAATTAAGTACTTCAACGCTTTTAACATCGGGGACATATTATGTTTCACAAACTAATAACGGATGTGAAAGTACAAGAACTGCTGTGAATGTAACTATTAATGCAGGTTCCTTACATTTAGATGATTCAAACGACAGAATAACTTTAGGTACTGCCATAAATGCCGTGTTAGATCCAATCAACACTTTTACGGTAGAGGCTTGGGTGTACAATACGTCTTTTATGAACACATTTGGTTATAACTTAGGTTCGATTATTGGAAACTACAATACATCTAGTGTAGACATGCAGTTTATGTTACGAAGAGACGGAACGGCCTATCAGTTATGGGTAAATGATAGCAACGGAACTAATTTTAAAGCGGTTTCAGTTTCAAATATCGCGGTACTGAATCAATGGCAACATGTGGCAGGTGTATGGAATGGTTCTGAATTAAGATTGTACTTAAATGGTGTTTTAGTAGGAACAACCACTGGAGTTACAGGTAGCAGTTTTAAATCCAATTTGATCAATCCCATCCACATTGGAACCAATTTATCAAATGAGAAATATACCGGGAACTTGGATGAAATCAGAATTTGGTCGAGAGCATTAACCGATGCAGAACTACTAAACAACATGAACTGCGAATTAGGGGCATCACAAACAGGGTTAATAGCTTATTATAAATTCAACCAAGGCATAGGGAATGGGAACAATTCTGGATTAACCACGTTAACCGATTCTAGTGGAAACAATTATAACGGAACCCTAACTAATTTTGCATTAAACGGCACGGCTTCCAATTGGTCTAATTTTGCGGCAGTGAATACAGGTGTAACATGTTCTCCTTTCTTAGCAGCTGCTAATTTTGAAACCAGTAAAGTAGCCTATTATCCAAATCCAACAGCAAATGTATTGCATATTGAAAACGATACGGTTATTTCTAAAGTTGAGGTATTTAACCTTTTAGGTCAAAATGTACTAACGGTTTCAACTACAGGTTCAGCAATTACGGTAGATGTAGCGGCTTTACCTTCAGCAACTTATTTAGTTAAAGTACATTCAGATAACGAAACAAGTACATTTAAAATTGTAAAAAATTAA
- a CDS encoding sensor histidine kinase, with amino-acid sequence MIAFKKIFSILLLTLLLQNCKESDTPYYFEKVTPPKEDATKVWLRQNENYKADKEKYLRVFFTYYHSKLAQKDYLNASKILDVITTKLVYFYDFDPRLTKTVHEFDKKYRHLVPALKTTHIDNYFANLEFDRDHVSKAKDYFLKITALEPNDYKSCYKIARAYYDLSYAYFILGDIEKSIEANEKSRIYSERIRDKESIVSVHLNYINIYKANGSFDKAIASANEAIRVFKEEGNTYDYFMAKYNKCSIYGYFGKTRLKNQYIHSTYSEYLSSKFDSDVMLLCLSDYEIAALLEENKIEEAKKVLDRIQPVAAKNTSQNWQNDYHAALALYEIKTDAKNCNTDYIEKALPNILENENYERANLFYNVLLKKAIQNKDFEKAVVYTEEVYRTKDSLSNIQNKLKNLELAAKYETKEKEQQIALQQGTITQKNTTILTLIIAFIAASLALLVYYLRQKQQKLVKEKEQSQMFTKNLLDKTEEERKRIASDLHDSVSHELLSLKKSFEENQHVLNEKVDLIINDIRTISRNLHPVMFEKVGLIPSVEQFVDRIEHTHQFLITTSFSYKQGLSIEKELQVYRIIQEGVTNCIKYAEAVAAKLTIEETESMVKIVLEDNGKGFDVEETLQTKDCFGLHNIIERSRAIGGEAQISSSSQGTKITIEIKK; translated from the coding sequence ATGATCGCTTTTAAAAAAATATTTTCTATACTGCTACTGACTTTGCTTTTACAAAATTGCAAAGAATCGGACACTCCGTATTATTTTGAAAAAGTTACCCCTCCCAAGGAAGATGCAACTAAAGTTTGGTTACGACAAAATGAAAATTACAAAGCAGATAAAGAGAAATACCTTCGTGTTTTTTTTACGTATTACCATTCTAAGTTGGCGCAAAAGGACTATTTGAATGCTTCTAAAATCCTTGATGTTATAACTACAAAATTGGTTTATTTTTATGATTTTGACCCGCGTCTGACTAAAACGGTACATGAATTTGACAAAAAGTACCGCCATTTAGTACCCGCATTAAAAACAACTCACATCGATAATTATTTTGCTAATTTAGAATTTGACAGAGACCATGTGTCAAAGGCAAAGGATTATTTTTTAAAGATTACGGCACTGGAACCCAATGATTATAAAAGTTGCTATAAAATTGCTCGTGCTTATTATGACTTATCCTATGCGTATTTTATTTTAGGTGATATTGAAAAGAGTATTGAAGCCAATGAAAAGTCGAGAATTTATTCTGAACGCATTCGAGATAAAGAAAGTATTGTATCTGTTCATTTGAATTACATCAACATATACAAAGCCAATGGTTCGTTTGATAAAGCCATTGCGAGTGCCAACGAAGCCATCCGCGTTTTTAAAGAAGAAGGAAATACGTATGATTACTTTATGGCCAAATACAACAAATGTTCAATATATGGATATTTTGGAAAAACCAGATTAAAAAACCAATACATTCATTCCACGTATTCGGAATACCTATCCAGTAAATTTGATAGTGATGTGATGTTACTTTGTTTATCGGATTATGAAATTGCGGCTTTACTTGAAGAAAATAAAATTGAAGAGGCGAAGAAAGTTTTGGATCGTATTCAACCTGTTGCTGCTAAAAATACGTCTCAAAATTGGCAAAATGATTACCATGCGGCTTTGGCATTATATGAAATAAAAACAGATGCTAAAAATTGCAATACCGATTATATCGAAAAAGCATTGCCAAATATATTAGAAAATGAGAACTATGAACGAGCAAATTTATTTTATAATGTATTACTAAAGAAGGCTATACAAAATAAAGATTTTGAGAAAGCGGTAGTTTATACTGAAGAAGTGTATAGAACTAAGGATAGTTTATCTAACATTCAAAATAAATTAAAAAACTTGGAATTGGCGGCTAAATATGAAACCAAAGAAAAAGAGCAGCAAATTGCACTACAACAAGGAACTATTACGCAAAAAAACACAACTATACTAACCTTAATCATCGCTTTTATTGCCGCTTCCTTGGCATTATTAGTTTATTATTTAAGACAAAAACAACAAAAATTAGTTAAAGAAAAAGAACAATCGCAAATGTTTACAAAAAATTTATTAGATAAAACGGAAGAGGAACGAAAACGAATTGCTTCCGATTTGCATGATAGTGTAAGTCATGAACTTCTTTCTTTAAAAAAATCTTTTGAGGAAAACCAACATGTTTTGAACGAAAAAGTCGATTTAATTATCAATGACATTCGAACGATTAGTAGAAACTTACACCCCGTAATGTTTGAAAAAGTGGGACTTATTCCGAGTGTAGAGCAGTTTGTGGATCGAATTGAACACACGCATCAGTTTCTAATCACTACTTCTTTTTCGTATAAGCAAGGATTGTCCATTGAAAAAGAGTTACAAGTGTACCGAATTATTCAAGAAGGAGTAACGAATTGTATTAAATATGCTGAGGCTGTTGCCGCAAAATTAACAATAGAGGAAACCGAATCAATGGTAAAAATCGTACTTGAAGATAATGGCAAAGGATTTGATGTTGAAGAAACGCTACAAACGAAAGATTGTTTTGGTTTACATAATATAATAGAACGAAGTAGAGCGATTGGTGGTGAAGCCCAAATCAGTTCTTCTTCACAAGGAACAAAAATTACCATTGAAATAAAGAAATAA
- a CDS encoding response regulator transcription factor — translation MKIVIADDHPLTLQGTVAYVEQMGHKVVCYCSNGNAALNYIQVHHPDVAILDINMPGLNGLEVAEKVFEIKSPTKIVLLTMHNEISILNKAKEYQIYGYVLKEKAFPDLQQCLEQIEKGKRFYSDSMHYDVATPPKDEAGAYSELSLREKKIIELIALQKTSKQIADLLFISEKTVESHRTRIIEKLGLPKEKNVLLKWAMKNAASSS, via the coding sequence ATGAAAATTGTTATTGCCGATGATCATCCATTAACCCTACAAGGCACTGTGGCTTATGTGGAACAAATGGGTCATAAGGTGGTGTGTTACTGTAGTAATGGCAACGCTGCTTTGAATTACATTCAAGTACACCATCCAGATGTTGCTATATTAGACATCAATATGCCTGGATTAAATGGACTTGAGGTGGCGGAAAAAGTATTTGAAATCAAAAGTCCAACCAAGATTGTTTTACTGACCATGCACAATGAAATAAGTATTTTAAATAAAGCCAAAGAATACCAAATTTATGGCTATGTTTTAAAAGAAAAAGCCTTTCCTGATTTACAGCAATGTCTGGAACAGATTGAAAAAGGGAAACGATTTTACTCAGATTCCATGCATTATGATGTGGCTACTCCACCCAAAGATGAAGCGGGCGCTTATTCAGAATTGTCGTTACGTGAAAAAAAGATTATTGAATTAATTGCATTGCAAAAAACGAGCAAACAAATTGCGGATTTACTTTTTATTTCAGAAAAAACGGTAGAAAGTCATCGTACCCGAATCATTGAAAAATTAGGATTACCCAAAGAAAAAAATGTTTTATTAAAATGGGCTATGAAAAACGCAGCTTCTTCCTCGTGA
- a CDS encoding YchJ family protein, whose protein sequence is MNKLCPCGSQQVLENCCMPHLLNQSAPTAEALMRSRYTAYTLHQADYLYATTLLSERRYTSKTEILQWAQQNKWMKLEVLEATEKTVTFKAYYFDALGTPQIHHEKSTFKKVQDKWYYVSGKFFS, encoded by the coding sequence ATGAATAAGCTATGTCCTTGTGGAAGTCAACAAGTATTAGAAAATTGCTGTATGCCACATCTACTAAATCAGTCTGCACCCACGGCAGAAGCTTTAATGCGTTCCCGTTATACGGCATATACGTTGCACCAAGCAGACTATTTGTATGCCACCACACTCTTGTCGGAAAGAAGATATACTTCCAAAACCGAAATTTTGCAATGGGCACAACAAAATAAATGGATGAAATTGGAAGTGTTAGAAGCAACTGAAAAGACCGTTACTTTTAAAGCCTATTATTTTGATGCTTTAGGAACCCCTCAAATTCATCATGAAAAATCAACTTTTAAGAAGGTTCAAGACAAATGGTATTATGTTTCCGGCAAGTTTTTTAGCTAA
- a CDS encoding response regulator, with protein sequence MHKTICIIDDDPILLFTLKHQIAKINQDIKLVCFKNGKEAFDYFNATVLEFPDVIFLDINMPVWDAWDFLNEWKKIKNTIATQIYILSSSINPKDVQISKKYQCVQSFLVKPISLDTLRIILND encoded by the coding sequence ATGCATAAAACTATTTGTATAATTGATGATGATCCTATTTTATTATTTACTTTAAAACATCAAATAGCTAAAATTAATCAAGACATAAAGTTAGTTTGTTTTAAGAATGGTAAAGAAGCGTTTGATTATTTTAATGCTACTGTACTTGAATTTCCAGATGTGATTTTTTTAGATATTAACATGCCTGTTTGGGATGCTTGGGATTTTTTAAACGAATGGAAAAAAATTAAAAATACGATAGCAACTCAAATTTATATTTTATCAAGTAGTATAAATCCGAAAGACGTACAAATTTCAAAAAAATATCAATGTGTACAATCGTTTCTTGTAAAACCCATCTCACTTGATACACTTCGTATCATATTAAACGATTAA
- a CDS encoding GAF domain-containing sensor histidine kinase gives MISPKIPNNEFIRLQELYSYKILDSLEEEDYDFITLLAAQICNSKYALITLIDSDRQWFKSKCGIDINETPRELSFCGHAIYENKDIYIVEDARKDIHFHDNPFVVQEPHIVFYAGVPLRSDDNLPLGTLCVFHDDTILLNQDQITALKALARQVMNIMQLRKSTIKLEEQAQLLKNKNENLEDFFKAFKDLIVITDRAFEILKVNESWIEDYEQHNSEVKATNWFHYIHETDKKFIESIFDKTPNTNEVETFLCRIKDNKGFYREVKWRVYYLDNKYYLYGRDRTDQNNKETNLLKLLNLSKVQNERLQNFAHIVSHNLRSHSSNISALIHLIGEKYPVKDNEFFKMLLLASENMIETTNHLSEVALLYNAGKDELKQIPLKQVIARALDIFQLELIQNNFEVKLVCKEQIVVLGYAEYLDSVFQNLISNAIKYARTNVQKQLFIEAKDEGDYINVSFEDNGLGIDLERNKDKIFGMYKTFHFTENARGLGLFITKNQMEGMGGWIEVKSKVNEGTKFNLFFKKPYA, from the coding sequence ATGATTTCTCCAAAAATTCCAAATAATGAATTTATTCGTTTGCAAGAATTGTATTCGTATAAGATTTTGGATTCTTTAGAAGAAGAAGATTATGATTTTATTACGTTGTTAGCTGCTCAGATTTGCAATTCAAAATATGCCTTAATTACTTTAATAGATTCTGATCGTCAATGGTTTAAATCAAAGTGCGGAATTGATATTAATGAAACACCTCGGGAACTAAGTTTTTGTGGACATGCCATATATGAAAACAAAGACATTTATATCGTTGAAGATGCACGAAAAGATATTCATTTTCATGATAACCCATTTGTAGTCCAAGAACCACATATTGTTTTTTATGCTGGAGTTCCTTTGCGATCGGATGATAATTTGCCCTTAGGAACACTTTGTGTTTTTCATGATGATACGATTCTTTTAAATCAGGACCAAATTACTGCATTAAAAGCTTTGGCAAGACAAGTTATGAATATTATGCAGTTGCGTAAGAGTACAATTAAATTGGAAGAACAAGCTCAATTATTAAAAAACAAAAATGAAAATTTAGAAGATTTTTTTAAAGCTTTTAAGGATTTAATTGTAATTACAGATCGCGCGTTTGAAATTTTAAAAGTGAATGAATCTTGGATTGAAGATTATGAACAACACAATTCCGAAGTAAAAGCTACCAATTGGTTTCACTATATTCATGAGACAGATAAAAAATTCATTGAATCCATTTTTGATAAAACACCAAATACCAACGAAGTAGAAACATTTTTATGTAGAATTAAAGACAATAAAGGGTTTTATAGAGAAGTAAAATGGCGGGTTTATTATTTAGATAATAAGTACTATTTGTACGGAAGAGATAGAACAGACCAAAACAATAAGGAAACCAACTTATTAAAATTATTAAACCTTTCAAAAGTACAAAATGAGCGCTTGCAAAATTTTGCTCATATAGTATCTCATAATTTAAGATCCCATTCTTCCAATATTAGTGCCTTGATTCATTTAATTGGTGAAAAATATCCAGTAAAAGATAATGAGTTTTTTAAAATGCTACTTTTAGCATCAGAAAACATGATAGAAACCACCAATCATTTGTCTGAAGTTGCGTTATTGTATAATGCAGGTAAAGATGAATTAAAACAAATACCTTTAAAACAAGTAATAGCCAGAGCCTTAGATATTTTTCAATTGGAATTAATTCAAAATAATTTTGAAGTTAAATTAGTGTGTAAGGAACAAATTGTAGTTTTAGGCTATGCAGAATATTTAGATTCTGTGTTTCAAAACTTAATTTCGAATGCGATTAAATACGCACGTACAAACGTGCAAAAACAGTTATTTATAGAAGCAAAAGATGAAGGGGATTATATTAATGTTTCTTTTGAAGATAATGGTTTGGGTATTGATTTAGAGCGAAATAAAGACAAAATATTTGGCATGTATAAAACTTTTCATTTTACAGAAAATGCAAGAGGTTTGGGATTGTTTATTACCAAGAACCAAATGGAAGGCATGGGAGGTTGGATTGAAGTGAAAAGTAAAGTAAATGAGGGAACTAAGTTTAATTTATTTTTTAAAAAGCCTTATGCATAA
- a CDS encoding SIMPL domain-containing protein, with amino-acid sequence MKIKNVLSGLFLATSIGALAQHSGNVNSKEAASGNYNYQNQYQNPTINTIQTSYSNDLEMVIQIKGIYNEKATSQKAVFSVLQVGKTAEEVTNLMDERIENVMKEVKLFSPEIEVVSDMISFIPTYEYEIQKKIFNPKTYNEKPAGFELKKNLIIKYKNTNDLNKIMNICAKQEIYDLAKVDYVTSNLDHIRDVLQLKASEEYKQMLTNYSAIMNTDLFKKEKTLVEGYNTIYPMESYKSYTAYSQAAINFAPDSQVNSIKKNSTQFYDAALAKSHTFVVNADITEPTIQIFYDLTIKIKLKEDQLPKNTIIRNNRYYIITPAGDIKPLAL; translated from the coding sequence ATGAAAATTAAAAATGTATTATCAGGCTTATTCCTTGCAACTTCTATTGGTGCATTGGCACAACATTCAGGAAATGTAAACAGTAAAGAAGCAGCAAGTGGCAATTACAATTATCAAAACCAATATCAAAACCCTACGATTAATACGATTCAAACGTCGTACAGTAATGATTTGGAAATGGTAATTCAAATAAAAGGAATATACAATGAAAAAGCTACCAGTCAAAAAGCCGTTTTTAGTGTTTTACAAGTCGGCAAAACAGCTGAAGAAGTAACCAATTTAATGGATGAAAGAATAGAAAATGTTATGAAAGAAGTAAAACTATTTAGTCCCGAAATAGAAGTGGTTTCAGACATGATTTCTTTTATCCCTACTTATGAATATGAAATTCAAAAGAAAATTTTCAATCCAAAAACATACAATGAAAAACCAGCAGGCTTTGAATTAAAAAAGAACTTAATCATTAAATATAAAAACACGAATGATTTAAACAAAATAATGAACATTTGTGCCAAACAAGAAATTTATGATTTAGCAAAAGTTGATTATGTAACCAGTAATTTAGATCATATTCGTGATGTTTTACAACTAAAAGCATCAGAAGAATACAAACAAATGTTAACCAATTACTCTGCAATAATGAATACCGATTTATTTAAAAAAGAAAAAACATTAGTAGAAGGGTATAACACTATTTACCCTATGGAAAGTTACAAATCGTACACGGCATACAGTCAGGCAGCTATAAATTTTGCTCCTGATTCCCAAGTCAACTCAATCAAAAAAAATAGCACCCAATTTTATGATGCAGCCCTAGCGAAATCACACACCTTTGTTGTAAATGCGGATATTACCGAACCCACCATTCAAATTTTTTATGATTTAACAATTAAAATAAAACTCAAAGAAGATCAATTGCCTAAAAATACAATCATAAGAAACAACCGCTATTACATTATCACACCAGCAGGAGACATAAAACCATTAGCATTATAA
- a CDS encoding Crp/Fnr family transcriptional regulator, with the protein MREILENAYGYIFEEELINEILKVSQYKKFKADEYLIEIGDYIKTMPLLIHGAIKILREDENGDEFLLYFLERGDTCAMTLTCCMGQHKSKIRAVAETDGEMLMIPVEKMEEWLTKYKTWRNFVFESYNVRLNEMLEAIDTLAFKNLDERIFKYLSDKVKVLGTTEIANTHQEIASEMHTSRVVVSRLLKGLELQGKIKLHRNKIEVLVF; encoded by the coding sequence ATGCGAGAAATTTTAGAAAATGCTTATGGCTATATTTTTGAGGAAGAATTAATAAATGAAATATTAAAGGTTTCTCAATATAAAAAATTTAAAGCTGATGAGTATTTAATTGAAATTGGAGATTATATAAAAACCATGCCTTTACTAATTCATGGCGCTATAAAAATACTAAGAGAAGATGAAAATGGAGATGAATTTTTGCTGTACTTTTTAGAGCGAGGTGATACTTGCGCAATGACTTTAACTTGTTGCATGGGACAACACAAAAGTAAAATACGAGCTGTCGCTGAAACGGATGGTGAAATGCTTATGATTCCTGTTGAAAAAATGGAAGAATGGTTGACCAAATACAAAACCTGGCGAAATTTTGTTTTTGAAAGTTATAATGTGCGTTTAAATGAAATGCTAGAAGCTATAGATACTTTGGCCTTCAAAAATTTAGATGAACGTATATTCAAATACCTTTCGGACAAGGTAAAAGTATTAGGAACAACTGAAATTGCTAACACGCATCAAGAAATTGCTTCTGAAATGCATACTTCTAGAGTGGTGGTATCAAGATTGTTAAAAGGATTAGAATTACAAGGAAAAATCAAACTTCATCGCAATAAAATTGAAGTTTTAGTATTCTAA
- a CDS encoding MBL fold metallo-hydrolase, translating into MKIEQIYTGCIAHAAYYIENNGEAAIFDPLREVGPYLERATNDKAKIKYIFETHFHADFVSGHLDLAEKTGAKIVYGPTAQPNFEAIIAEDGQEFNIGNYTIKAIHTPGHTLESTCYLLIDENGNQQGIITGDTLFIGDVGRPDLAQKLVENLTEDTLAGYLFDSLRNKIMPLSDDLIVYPNHGAGSACGKNMSKETTDTLGNQKKVNYALRADMTKEEFKKELLDGLTPPPAYFPQNVMMNIQGYDSLEKIIKKGTVRLNPEEFKALAQQTNAVVLDVRHENDFVKEHIPSSIFIGLHGQFAPWVGALIRDVKQPILLITPEGKEEETITRLSRVGFDNTLGILNGGIEAWKKAGYETDSINSITPETFEKEYQTKTVIDARRPGEYQAEHVVGAKNIPLDFINELYKELPQDEPYYLHCAGGYRSVIMSSILKSRGYHNMINVEKGMGGIKNTSIELTKFVCPSTL; encoded by the coding sequence ATGAAAATTGAACAAATATATACTGGTTGTATTGCTCACGCAGCTTATTACATAGAAAATAACGGTGAAGCAGCTATTTTTGATCCGTTACGTGAAGTTGGCCCTTATCTAGAGCGAGCAACTAATGACAAGGCAAAAATTAAATACATTTTTGAAACGCATTTTCATGCTGATTTTGTTTCTGGACATTTGGATTTGGCTGAAAAAACAGGTGCCAAAATTGTTTATGGTCCAACAGCTCAACCTAATTTTGAAGCAATTATTGCAGAAGATGGTCAAGAATTCAACATTGGAAATTATACAATTAAAGCGATTCATACGCCAGGGCATACCTTAGAAAGTACTTGCTATTTATTAATCGATGAAAACGGCAATCAACAGGGTATTATAACCGGAGACACTTTGTTTATTGGAGATGTTGGCAGACCCGATTTAGCTCAAAAATTAGTTGAAAATTTAACTGAAGATACTTTAGCAGGATATTTATTCGATTCGTTACGCAACAAAATAATGCCGTTGTCTGATGATTTAATAGTTTATCCTAATCATGGTGCAGGCAGTGCTTGTGGAAAAAACATGAGTAAAGAAACGACCGATACGTTAGGCAATCAGAAAAAAGTGAATTATGCTTTGAGAGCGGACATGACTAAAGAAGAATTTAAGAAAGAACTTCTTGACGGATTAACTCCTCCTCCTGCCTATTTCCCTCAAAACGTAATGATGAACATTCAAGGTTATGACAGTTTAGAAAAAATCATTAAAAAAGGAACTGTTCGTTTAAATCCAGAAGAATTTAAAGCCTTAGCACAACAAACAAATGCCGTTGTTTTAGATGTTCGCCATGAAAATGATTTTGTAAAAGAACATATTCCGTCTTCTATTTTTATTGGATTACATGGCCAATTTGCTCCTTGGGTAGGTGCCTTAATTAGAGATGTGAAACAACCTATTTTATTAATTACACCTGAAGGAAAAGAAGAAGAAACCATTACCCGATTGTCTCGAGTTGGATTTGATAACACATTAGGTATATTGAATGGCGGAATAGAAGCTTGGAAAAAAGCTGGTTATGAAACGGATTCAATAAACTCTATCACACCAGAAACTTTTGAAAAAGAATACCAAACAAAAACTGTAATAGATGCAAGAAGACCTGGAGAGTACCAAGCAGAACATGTAGTAGGCGCTAAAAATATTCCTTTGGATTTTATAAACGAACTCTATAAAGAACTACCGCAGGATGAGCCTTATTATTTACATTGTGCTGGAGGTTATCGTTCCGTAATTATGTCTTCTATTTTAAAATCTAGAGGGTATCACAATATGATAAATGTTGAAAAAGGTATGGGCGGAATCAAAAACACTTCAATAGAATTAACCAAATTTGTGTGCCCAAGTACACTTTAA